The region AATTATAAATCTGTCTGCTCCTGCAATTGAACAATGATCAACAAATTGCAAAAGGTAATCATCGCTATCGAGATTATCAATACCAAGTCTCTGTTTGACTGTTATTGGGATATTGCATGATTTTTTCATTTTCTCTATACAACTGGCCACTATTTTTGGCTTTCCCATCAGACAAGCTCCAAAGTTGCCAGATTTTACTTTTGGACTAGGGCAGCCAATATTTAAATTAATTTCGTCATATCCCCAATCTTCAGCCATTTGAGCTGCTTCAGCTAAAAGATTTGGATTATCTCCTCCGAGTTGTATGGAAATCGGATGTTCAATCTCATCAAAATCTAATAATTTATTCCTGTTTTGGCTGTAATGAAGTGCTTGGGCCACAATCATTTCTGTGTAAAGCATTGACCTTTTTGTGATTTGGCGCATAAGGACACGAAAATGTCTGTCTGTGCAATCCATCATTGGAGCAATACTTAATCGGTAATCAGCTAATTCATCTGTTTTTAAAGAGTTGGAAATCATTTTTTATCAATTAATTTTTTCGACTTTTAAGGAATAAATTTTATTAATATTAATCCAATTGAAAAACACCTTTGAACCGTAGATTTTTAATGATTGGATTCTTGAATACTCTTTTTGGTTTTATTATCAAACCAAAAAGTACTTTTGCTGTATCAAAAACTATGGATAACTATAAAGCTTTAACTGATGCAGAATGGGAAAATCGCTTACCTAAAGATGCTTTTTACGTTTTAAGAAAGGAAGGAACAGAGAGGCCTTTTTCAAGTGCCTTGAATAATGAAAAAAGGAAAGGCATTTTTAGCTGTGCAGGATGCGGGCTTGCACTATTTTCCTCAAAAACCAAGTTTGACAGTGGAACAGGCTGGCCAAGTTTTTTCGATCATTTGCCTGATGCAATCGAGACAAAAACAGATTTTAAGTTAATTGTTCCTAGAACTGAATATCATTGCCGGCGTTGTGGCGGGCATCAGGGGCATGTTTTTAATGATGGACCAAGGCCAACTGGTAAAAGGTATTGCAATAATGGTGTCGCTCTTGTTTTCGCAGCTGATGCGTAAATGTTTTTTTACTATTTAAGTAGGTGTGGGCTTCCGTAGCTTGTATAAAAAACCCTTTGCTATCAACATGTACTAATAGCCAATTTAACTATATGAATTCAGACGTTCCCTCCTCAGAACATGAATTATCTCAGGATGGTTCATCACAAAATGATTCCGATGAAAACTCTGTAAGTTCTCATAAAAATGATGAATCATCCAATCACGCTCAGATTTCTGATACTCCCGAAGTAGCGCCCCAACCAATCGATGATTCTGTAGATAAAGCCAACGATCAATCATCAACTAGCTCTGAGCCAAATATTAAAGTACCAGATACTGAAGCAAGGTTACAGCAATTAGAAAAAGAGCATGAAACTCTAAACAGCCAATATATGAGAATAGCTGCTGACTTTGATAATTTCCGTAAGCGTCAGACGCGTGATCAGGATGATCTAAAAATTCAACTGACTTGCACAACGCTTAGTGAAATACTTCCGGTTGTAGATAATTTTGAAAGAGCAAGACAGCAATTAAATCCTGAGGGCGAAGAAGCTCAAGCCTTACATCGAAGCTACCAAGGACTTTATAAGCAATTAGTTGAAGTTCTTAAGAATTTAGGCGTCGCTCCAATGCGAGTAGTTGATCAAGCCTTTGATCCCTCTTTGCATGAAGCGGTTATGAGAGAGCCTAGTGATGAAAAGGCCGAGGATATTGTGATTGAAGAATTACAACGGGGTTATCACTTAAATGGTCGTGTTTTAAGGCATGCTTTGGTCAAAGTTTCTATGGGACCAGGACCAAAAGCTGCTAATGATGATATTTCTGATCAGAATACTTCTAATCAAGAACAAAGTGAGTCTTCAGATAGTTCAAATAAAGATGAGAATTAACGAAATAGTGAACGAAACGGAGATGAATTTGTTTAAATGGACTAATGGCTGATTTTTACGAACTATTGGGTGTCAGCAGAGATGCTGATGCTGACGCTTTAAAAAGAGCTTATAGACAGCAAGCTCGGAAATATCATCCTGACGTCAATAAGGAACCAGGTGCAGAAGACAAGTTTAAAGAAATAGGTAAGGCATATGAAGTGTTAAGTGATTCTCAAAAGCGATCTCGTTACGATCAATTTGGAGAAGCCGGATTAGGCGGGGCAGCTGGAATGCCAGACATGGGAGATATGGGCGGTTTTGCAGATTTGTTTGATACTTTTTTTAATGGCTTTGGTGGCTCTAATTCATCTGGAGGTTCTCGTCCTCAAAGGCGAGGACCTCAGCAAGGTGATGATTTACGTTACGACCTTACAATTGATTTTGATAAAGCAATTTTTGGACAAGAAAAAGAGATTACGGTTCCTCATTTAGAAACTTGTGATGTTTGTAGAGGGAGTGGTGCTAAGAAAGGTACTGGTCCTGTTACTTGCCCTACATGTGGCGGGGCAGGTCAAGTGAGAAGAGCTACGCGTACACCTTTCGGAAGTTTTACTCAAGTAGCTGAATGTCCAACTTGTGGCGGTACTGGACAAACTATTAAGGATCCTTGTAATTCGTGTGGGGGAAAAGGTGTTAAACAAGTAAGAAAAAAATTAAAAATTAATATTCCTGCTGGAGTTGATAGCGGGACACGATTAAGAGTTTCAGGAGAGGGTAATGCTGGATTAAAGGGTGGTCCCTCTGGAGATTTGTATGTTTTCTTAAAAGTTAAAAATCATTCTAATTTAAAGAGAGATGGATTGACTATTTTATCTGAGGTAAATATCAGCTATCTTCAGGCAATATTGGGAGATACTATTGAAATAGATACTGTAGATGGTCCTACTAAATTACAAATTCCAGTAGGTACACAACCTAATTCTATTTTGAATTTAGAAAATAAAGGAGTTCCGAAATTAGGTAATCCTGTTGCCAGAGGAAATCATCAAGTCTCAGTAAAGGTCAAATTACCTACAAAATTATCAGACTCTGAAAGAAATTTATTAGAAGAATTAGCAGGACATTATTCTGCACGCGGACCTCAACATCATTACCATAAAAGTGGCTTATTTAGTCAGTTGTTTGGAAATAAATAGTGAAGAAAAATACATTAACTGATCATTATTTAGATTTGTGCGGTTTGACTTGCCCAATTAATTTTGTTAAGTGTTGTTTGGCTTTGGAAGGCTTATCCTTAAAAGATATTTTAAAAGTAGATTTGGATGCAGGAGAAGCCGAAACAAGCCTTATTGATGGCTTGCAAGAGAAGGGCTATACAGTAAAAATAATAAATAAAGATTCTAAAAAAGTAACTTTGATAATATCGAGTGAATAAAAATAAATCTAAGAATTTAAAAGGTATAGTTGTTGCACTTAAGGCGAATTTTTTAATTGTTGAGATTGATTATACAAATGAGTCATTGAATCAATTTTTTCAGAAAATTAGATTGCTTTGCACACGGAGAAGAAAGTTAGACTATCAAGGTTTATTTATAGATGTAGGTGATATAGTTTGTGTTGAGTCGATAGATTATAAAAATAAACGAGCTGTAATTTGTGAAGTTGAGCCTCGAATAAGTTTTTTAAAACGTCCAGCGGTGGCAAATGTTACATTAGTTTCTATTTGTATATCAGTTGATGAGCCTTTATTTGATCTAGCACAAGCTAGTCGTTTTTTATTAACAGCAGAATGTTCAAACATAAAACCGTTGATAGTTTTAACTAAAATAGATTTAATTACAAAGAATGATTTGAACTTATACGTAAATAAATTAAAATGTTGGGGTTATGATTGTATACCAGTATCTATAAAGAATTCTAAAGGTATTGATTCATTAATAGAACGATTTAGAAAAACAAAATTAACTGTACTTGCTGGTCCTTCTGGAGTAGGAAAGACAAGTTTAATTAATAGCTTAATCCCAACCGTTTCCCTTGCTACTTCATCTGTTTCAAAAAAATTAAAGAGAGGTACACACACGACCAGACACGTCGAACTTTTTGCAATTGGAGAAGGTTCGCTTCTTGCTGATACACCAGGTTTTAATCGTCCAGAAATAGTATGTAAGCCATCTTCTTTTGCTTCTTTGTTCCCAGAGTTTCGAACGCAATTAACTAATTCACAATGCAAGTTCCGTAATTGCTTGCATAAAGATGAGCCTGGTTGTGTAATTAATAAAGATTTTGAAAGATATCCTTTTTATCGTGAGAACCTTGAGGAAATGATTAATTCTCCTCTCCCATACCAGGCAGGTTAAGCTTGAACCCACCTGTTAAATCTTCCATTCTCTCTTTCATCGTCGAAGTTGAAACTTCGTGGGCAGATTTCATAGCATCTAGTATTGCGTCTTCAATTATTGCTTTTTCTTCGGATAGAAGTGATGGATCAATTTCTACTCGTAAAGGCTTTTGATTTCCTGACATCCATATTTTTGCACGATTGTCATTACTTGTTCCCTCTATCTCCATAACCTCAAGCTCTTCTTGTAGTTTTTGAGCATTCTGCTGAATTTGTTGTGCTTTTTTAAAAGCTTCAGTGAGTTGTCCGAAATTTGGTAGTCCGAATCCAGCCATGAGAATTTCCTATTGTTGTTGATCTTAGGGGTTAATTTTAAAAGCCACATTGTTTGACTTCTGTTTCTAACAAGATTCCATAAGAATTAAAAACTTTTTTTTGGATATATTTAATCAACTCTCTAACGTCATAAGAGGATGCTTTGTTTGCGTTAATTATAAAATTTGAATGTATTTTGGATATTTCAGCTCCGCCAAAACGAAATCCTTTTAAACCAAGCTCTTCAATTAATTTTGCAGCTTTCAAAGGTTCAGGATTACGAAAAACACTACCGCAGGTTTGGGCTTGATAAGGTTGAGTTTTTAATCGATGATTTAGGTTTTGGTTTGTGACCTGTCTAATTTTTTCTGCATGACCTGATACCAGCTTGAGTCGAGCAGATAAGACAATTAAATTCTCATTCTGAAGAAGACTGTATCGGTATCCAAAATTGAGATCTTTCCCTTTGATCATTTTGTATTCACCTGTCAAAGATAGTGTTGTAATACTTTCGAGATAGCTAGATATGCAATGTTCTTGTGCTCCTGCATTCATGGCCACTGCTCCTCCAATTGTTCCTGGTATTCCTACAGCCCATTCGAGTCCTTGAAGTCCACTTGCAGCAGCTTTTCTAGCTAAAGTCGGAAGCATTTCACCGCTAAGGACTTCGATTATTCCACTACTTGTATCAATTTGAATTCCCTTGAAATTACGCATACATAGTATTAAACCTTTAATTCCTTTGTCATTGATTAAAAGATTTGATCCGGCACCAATAATATTGCAGGGGATTTTTTCTTTATTTGACCAATTAACTAAATATTTAATTTCTTCAATATTTGTCGGTTGAGCAATCCATTCTGCAGGACCACCTATTCTCCAAGTAGTAAAATTTGATAAGGAAATATTTTTTTCTAATTGAATTGAATGCATTAAATTAAGCCGCCAAATTATTTCTTATCGATTTGTTATTAATTAATTTTAAAAATAGATTTGCACATATGATATTAATATCACCTGCGCCCATAATTAAAATCAAGTCCTTTTCAATAGTATGTTCTTTGATTAGCTTTATTAAATTTTTATTGTTATCTGGAGTATATATTTCTAATTTAGGTTTTAATTTTTTCAATTCATATCCAATAGTCTTATGATTTATTCCTTTGATTTCCGCTTCTCCAGCAGAGTAAATAGGAGTTATGAATACTAAATCAGATTTACTTAGACTTTTTGCAAATTCTTTTTGAAATGTATTAGTTCTGCTATAGCGATGCGGTTGAAATATCGTAACTAATCTCTTAGGTGATATTTTTGAAAGGTTTTGTTTTGTTTTAATTATCGATGAGGCAATTGATATTGCAGCATCAATTTCGCTGGGATGATGAGCATAATCTTCAACTATTAATCTTTTTTTCCATAATCCTTTATATTCAAATCTTCTTAGAGGGAGCTGTAAATTATCAATTCCTTTTTTTATATCTTTAAAAAGAATTCCAGATAATCTACACGCAGCGATAGCAGCGATAGTATTGCTTAAATTATGTATTCCAGGAATAGGTATTTTTATGGTGTCAATAAATTTTTCTTGTTCATAATAATCAGCAATAATTTCACATCCATTAGACTCTTTTGGAATTAATGCAAAATCTATATTACTTATTTTTTGAATAGAAAACCATTTAGTATTTTGTATATTATCTTTAAGATTCTCACAGTCAAAATTGGTAATCAAGTATTCACATTTTTGAGCAAACTGTTGCATGGTTTTGATTAGATCTTCTAGATTTTTATAATGATCAACGTGTTCAAGCTCTAAATTAGTTATTACTCCAATATTTGGATTAAATTGTACTAATGATCCATCTGATTCGTCTGCTTCTGCGATTAGAAACTCACCATCACTAAAATTGTGGTTTCTTTTGTAGAGAGGCACAATTCCTCCTATGATAGCTGTTGGATTCTTATTTGCATAAGAAAATAATGTTGTAATGTAAGTACTTGTTGTTGTTTTGCCATGAGATCCCGAGACAATTATTGATTGCTTTTGTTCAATTAAAAAGGCTAATATTTCAGAACGATGAGTGATTCTTAAATTATATTTTTTCGCTTTACATAATTCTAAATTATCTTCATGTATTGCTGAGCTTCTAACAATTAATATATTTTTTCCATGAACTTTAAAAATTTTGTCAATATTTGATTCTGCTTGAGTAGGAAAGATATGGATTTGATTTTCAGCTAATTCTTTTAGAGTTAGGCTTTTTTTTTGGTCAGAGCCAGATATTGAATATCCTTTTTTGGCTAGAATCACTGCTAGAGCAGACATGCCAATACCTCCGATTCCAATAAAGTGAATATGAGGTGATTGCTCTTGTGTATTCTTCAATTTCGCTTCAGTGTCGAGTGAAACATAACTCTTCATCCATCTAAAGGCACATTTTTTAAAGAATTAGACAGTTTTTGTACTTTTTATGTCCTTAACACTTCAATTATTTTTCAAAATGCACAGAAAATGATCATCGTTCTGTATGATCAGCGGCCAGTAGCTTGTGCGGTTTTACCGTTATTTAAATGACTTTGCGTGTAGCGATTAATGGATTCGGAAGAATTGGACGCAATTTTATGCGTTGTTGGCTCAGTAGAGGTACAAATACAAATATTGAGGTGGTCGGTATTAACGTCACTTCTGACCCAAAAACTTGTGCCCATTTGCTTAAGTATGACTCTATTCTGGGTGCTATAAAAGATGCCGAAATTTCACACACAGACGATACATTTCAAATTAATGGCAAAACTATAAAATGTTATTCAGATAGAAATCCATTAAATCTCCCTTGGAAAGAGTGGGGAATTGATTTAGTAATTGAGTCTACAGGTGTATTTAATACTGATGTTGGTGCTAGTAAGCATTTACAAGTTGGAGCTAAGAAGGTAATTCTCACTGCACCTGGTAAGGGTGATGGTGTAGGTACTTATGTCGTTGGCGTTAATGCCGATACTTATTCTCATGAAGATTTTGATATCCTCAGCAATGCAAGTTGCACCACTAATTGTTTAGCTCCAATAGTAAAAGTTTTAGATCAACAGTTAGGCATTAATAAAGGTCTAATGACCACGATTCATAGTTATACGGGAGATCAAAGAATCTTAGATAATGCTCATCGTGATTTACGTCGTGCAAGAGCGGCTGCAATGAATTTGGTCCCTACTTCAACTGGAGCGGCTAAAGCAGTTGCTCTTGTTTATCCAGCAATGAAAGGCAAATTAACTGGTATTGCGATGCGAGTCCCTACTCCTAATGTTTCTGCAGTTGATTTAGTTTTTGAATCAAGTCGTAAAACTAGTGCTGAAGAGGTGAATTCATTATTGAAAACTGCTTCACAGGGAGAAATGAAAGGAATCATCAAATATGGTGACCTGCCTCTAGTCTCTACTGATTATGCAGGAACTAATGAATCAACTATTGTTGATGAAGCTTTAACAATGTGTATAGATGACAATATGGTGAAAGTTTTAGCCTGGTATGACAATGAGTGGGGCTATAGCCAAAGGGTTGTTGACTTGGCTGAAATTGTTGCTCAAAAATGGAAATAAATTTTAAATTTATCCTTAAAAATGTTGAAATAGACTTGATTGTTCAAGATTAATTGGTTCTGAGCTATCCCAAAAAATATTGGGTTTACCTTCTTTTATAAACCCAATAATGTTTGCGGGTTTAAATTCTTTTGAGAAAGCCTCTGCCCATTTTTTAGGAAGAGTAAGTATCAATTTATAGTCCTCTCCACCATTTAGGATCCAATTATCCAAAATTGAATCTTCTGGCCATTCAGGGTCTTTAAGAATAGAAGTTTTTGACAAAACTGCTTGGCAGTTACTGCTTTGGCAAATTCCTCTAATTGATTCAAGCATTCCATCACTGCTATCAGTTCCTGCGGCTCTCCAACTTGTTGATTCAGGCTTGCACTTTCTTAATGCCTTCAGTGCCTTTATGGCTGGATAGGGACGTTTATGTGCGCTTATAGCTCTATTAGTAAGTTCACGACTTATTTGGACTTCACTTGGTAGTTGCTCGGATGTTAATAGCGCTAAACCTAATCTACTTAATCCATGGAATCCAGTGCTAACAATATAATCTCCTGGTAAAGCGTTTCCTCTATGGAGTCTGGGTCGTTTCATTTCTCCAATTGCTGTAATTGAAATCATCTTTGTTTCTCCACAAGAGCAATCTCCACCAATTATTTCTCCTCCAAATTCTTGCATCGCTTCCCACATCCCTTCATATAGGTTTTCTACCCATTTCCAATGTGTGTTTGGTGGTAAAACAAGTCCAACAGTAAAAGAAATTATATTTTCTGAGCCGCTGCAAATAAGATCAGAAATATTTGTGGTAATACATTTCCAGCCTATATCTTTTGCATTAGATATTTTTTCAGAAAAATGAATTTTTTCTACTAGTAAATCAGTATTAATCAATAAGGTTTTATTGGTTGTATTTATTTCTGCCAGATCATCATCTATCTGTCCATATCGCATAAATTTTTTTAAACGATTCAGTAATTCTATTTCACCTAAATCTTTAATTGTAGTTGTCACTTTATTTGAAATTTAAGCTTGAAGTTTAAGATTTTCTGAACCATTTAATACTTTAATTGAGATAATTTTATCATCTACTCCAAGTTTATTTAATATTTCAGAACCTTCTATTACATATCCAAAAGCTGCGTTTCTTCCATCAATAAGATTACGTCCAGCTGGATTTAATTCAGCTTCATATAAGAAGAAGAAAAATTGAGATGAACCATCATTTAAATCTTCTTCAGAGTGAGCCCAGCCAAGTGTTCCTAGAGTTGCAAAAGGAAGGGTTGGTGTTTCTGTGTAAAGACCAACTTCCTCAAAGGTTTCTCCATAAAGCGTATCTTCTAAATTAGGAGTTCTTATTTCTAATGGAACTTTTCTCAACTCATTATTCTCAGTGTCTACATATCCATTTGCTTCTCCTTTAGGATCCCCAGTTTGAAGAATAAAAAATTCTTCAGCTCTATTAATTGGTAAACCATCGTAAAAACCTTTTAATGAAAGATCGATAAATGCACCAGCCGTTAGAGGAGCATTATAACCATCAATAATTGCGCTCATATTTCCTTGGGATGTTTTTATTTCTACATTTGCTCTACCTAAAAGTCTTGGTAAATTGTCATATTCACTGGGTATTTTATATGGAAAATCATTAGTGATTAAAAGAGACTCTAGATCATCAATTGTTTTTAAACTTTTACGTCTGATGTCAAGAAATGATACTTTATTTTTTTCGTTTGCTATTTGTCTTAATTCATCAAGTTCTTCATTTAAATCATAAAGAAGATTAACTGCTTTTTCTTTATTTTCCTCTGGTATGGAGTCAAGAATTTGATTTTTTCTATTGCTTGCTAAGAATTGACTTCTTGAGGTGGCTTTGCTAACAGCTGACCATCTACTTCCTCGAAGATCGTCGCTAGTATCTTCAAGTTTGTTTTGTAATTCACGTAATTCTTTTTGCTCAATCGGTAAAGAATTTCTTAATAT is a window of Prochlorococcus marinus str. MIT 0917 DNA encoding:
- the dusA gene encoding tRNA dihydrouridine(20/20a) synthase DusA is translated as MISNSLKTDELADYRLSIAPMMDCTDRHFRVLMRQITKRSMLYTEMIVAQALHYSQNRNKLLDFDEIEHPISIQLGGDNPNLLAEAAQMAEDWGYDEINLNIGCPSPKVKSGNFGACLMGKPKIVASCIEKMKKSCNIPITVKQRLGIDNLDSDDYLLQFVDHCSIAGADRFIIHARKAWLNGLNPKENRSIPPLQYERVEKLKNKRSELIIELNGGINTINDCIRALKVFDGAMVGRAAYSHPFSWTKIDSMIYGQKEEYLSRSKIIKKMIPFAQKHIENNGRLWQISRHIINLIENIPNAKILRKELSEKCQKPKADVSILKKIAQQLEDAGQ
- the msrB gene encoding peptide-methionine (R)-S-oxide reductase MsrB, whose protein sequence is MIGFLNTLFGFIIKPKSTFAVSKTMDNYKALTDAEWENRLPKDAFYVLRKEGTERPFSSALNNEKRKGIFSCAGCGLALFSSKTKFDSGTGWPSFFDHLPDAIETKTDFKLIVPRTEYHCRRCGGHQGHVFNDGPRPTGKRYCNNGVALVFAADA
- the grpE gene encoding nucleotide exchange factor GrpE, whose protein sequence is MNSDVPSSEHELSQDGSSQNDSDENSVSSHKNDESSNHAQISDTPEVAPQPIDDSVDKANDQSSTSSEPNIKVPDTEARLQQLEKEHETLNSQYMRIAADFDNFRKRQTRDQDDLKIQLTCTTLSEILPVVDNFERARQQLNPEGEEAQALHRSYQGLYKQLVEVLKNLGVAPMRVVDQAFDPSLHEAVMREPSDEKAEDIVIEELQRGYHLNGRVLRHALVKVSMGPGPKAANDDISDQNTSNQEQSESSDSSNKDEN
- the dnaJ gene encoding molecular chaperone DnaJ, translated to MADFYELLGVSRDADADALKRAYRQQARKYHPDVNKEPGAEDKFKEIGKAYEVLSDSQKRSRYDQFGEAGLGGAAGMPDMGDMGGFADLFDTFFNGFGGSNSSGGSRPQRRGPQQGDDLRYDLTIDFDKAIFGQEKEITVPHLETCDVCRGSGAKKGTGPVTCPTCGGAGQVRRATRTPFGSFTQVAECPTCGGTGQTIKDPCNSCGGKGVKQVRKKLKINIPAGVDSGTRLRVSGEGNAGLKGGPSGDLYVFLKVKNHSNLKRDGLTILSEVNISYLQAILGDTIEIDTVDGPTKLQIPVGTQPNSILNLENKGVPKLGNPVARGNHQVSVKVKLPTKLSDSERNLLEELAGHYSARGPQHHYHKSGLFSQLFGNK
- a CDS encoding sulfurtransferase TusA family protein, translated to MKKNTLTDHYLDLCGLTCPINFVKCCLALEGLSLKDILKVDLDAGEAETSLIDGLQEKGYTVKIINKDSKKVTLIISSE
- the rsgA gene encoding ribosome small subunit-dependent GTPase A, whose translation is MNKNKSKNLKGIVVALKANFLIVEIDYTNESLNQFFQKIRLLCTRRRKLDYQGLFIDVGDIVCVESIDYKNKRAVICEVEPRISFLKRPAVANVTLVSICISVDEPLFDLAQASRFLLTAECSNIKPLIVLTKIDLITKNDLNLYVNKLKCWGYDCIPVSIKNSKGIDSLIERFRKTKLTVLAGPSGVGKTSLINSLIPTVSLATSSVSKKLKRGTHTTRHVELFAIGEGSLLADTPGFNRPEIVCKPSSFASLFPEFRTQLTNSQCKFRNCLHKDEPGCVINKDFERYPFYRENLEEMINSPLPYQAG
- a CDS encoding YbaB/EbfC family nucleoid-associated protein, which produces MAGFGLPNFGQLTEAFKKAQQIQQNAQKLQEELEVMEIEGTSNDNRAKIWMSGNQKPLRVEIDPSLLSEEKAIIEDAILDAMKSAHEVSTSTMKERMEDLTGGFKLNLPGMGEEN
- the murB gene encoding UDP-N-acetylmuramate dehydrogenase, with the protein product MHSIQLEKNISLSNFTTWRIGGPAEWIAQPTNIEEIKYLVNWSNKEKIPCNIIGAGSNLLINDKGIKGLILCMRNFKGIQIDTSSGIIEVLSGEMLPTLARKAAASGLQGLEWAVGIPGTIGGAVAMNAGAQEHCISSYLESITTLSLTGEYKMIKGKDLNFGYRYSLLQNENLIVLSARLKLVSGHAEKIRQVTNQNLNHRLKTQPYQAQTCGSVFRNPEPLKAAKLIEELGLKGFRFGGAEISKIHSNFIINANKASSYDVRELIKYIQKKVFNSYGILLETEVKQCGF
- the murC gene encoding UDP-N-acetylmuramate--L-alanine ligase: MKSYVSLDTEAKLKNTQEQSPHIHFIGIGGIGMSALAVILAKKGYSISGSDQKKSLTLKELAENQIHIFPTQAESNIDKIFKVHGKNILIVRSSAIHEDNLELCKAKKYNLRITHRSEILAFLIEQKQSIIVSGSHGKTTTSTYITTLFSYANKNPTAIIGGIVPLYKRNHNFSDGEFLIAEADESDGSLVQFNPNIGVITNLELEHVDHYKNLEDLIKTMQQFAQKCEYLITNFDCENLKDNIQNTKWFSIQKISNIDFALIPKESNGCEIIADYYEQEKFIDTIKIPIPGIHNLSNTIAAIAACRLSGILFKDIKKGIDNLQLPLRRFEYKGLWKKRLIVEDYAHHPSEIDAAISIASSIIKTKQNLSKISPKRLVTIFQPHRYSRTNTFQKEFAKSLSKSDLVFITPIYSAGEAEIKGINHKTIGYELKKLKPKLEIYTPDNNKNLIKLIKEHTIEKDLILIMGAGDINIICANLFLKLINNKSIRNNLAA
- the gap gene encoding type I glyceraldehyde-3-phosphate dehydrogenase, with the protein product MTLRVAINGFGRIGRNFMRCWLSRGTNTNIEVVGINVTSDPKTCAHLLKYDSILGAIKDAEISHTDDTFQINGKTIKCYSDRNPLNLPWKEWGIDLVIESTGVFNTDVGASKHLQVGAKKVILTAPGKGDGVGTYVVGVNADTYSHEDFDILSNASCTTNCLAPIVKVLDQQLGINKGLMTTIHSYTGDQRILDNAHRDLRRARAAAMNLVPTSTGAAKAVALVYPAMKGKLTGIAMRVPTPNVSAVDLVFESSRKTSAEEVNSLLKTASQGEMKGIIKYGDLPLVSTDYAGTNESTIVDEALTMCIDDNMVKVLAWYDNEWGYSQRVVDLAEIVAQKWK
- the thiL gene encoding thiamine-phosphate kinase, which gives rise to MTTTIKDLGEIELLNRLKKFMRYGQIDDDLAEINTTNKTLLINTDLLVEKIHFSEKISNAKDIGWKCITTNISDLICSGSENIISFTVGLVLPPNTHWKWVENLYEGMWEAMQEFGGEIIGGDCSCGETKMISITAIGEMKRPRLHRGNALPGDYIVSTGFHGLSRLGLALLTSEQLPSEVQISRELTNRAISAHKRPYPAIKALKALRKCKPESTSWRAAGTDSSDGMLESIRGICQSSNCQAVLSKTSILKDPEWPEDSILDNWILNGGEDYKLILTLPKKWAEAFSKEFKPANIIGFIKEGKPNIFWDSSEPINLEQSSLFQHF
- a CDS encoding peptidylprolyl isomerase; protein product: MAKKICILALLTILFSLSSPWIDPAVASLPNGNRLKDPYAILRNSLPIEQKELRELQNKLEDTSDDLRGSRWSAVSKATSRSQFLASNRKNQILDSIPEENKEKAVNLLYDLNEELDELRQIANEKNKVSFLDIRRKSLKTIDDLESLLITNDFPYKIPSEYDNLPRLLGRANVEIKTSQGNMSAIIDGYNAPLTAGAFIDLSLKGFYDGLPINRAEEFFILQTGDPKGEANGYVDTENNELRKVPLEIRTPNLEDTLYGETFEEVGLYTETPTLPFATLGTLGWAHSEEDLNDGSSQFFFFLYEAELNPAGRNLIDGRNAAFGYVIEGSEILNKLGVDDKIISIKVLNGSENLKLQA